The Solanum lycopersicum chromosome 6, SLM_r2.1 genome has a window encoding:
- the LOC101265932 gene encoding wound-induced protein 1, which translates to ISPQLANSQEILEETRNKGVVLALYEALSSRDVDKVQKLLASDLEWWFHGPPSHQFLMRILTGTANSDHYFFKFIPQSVDAFGSTVLVEGCDPDHSITWVHAWTVDDGIITQVREYFNTSLTVTRLDNSNNNNNCPSSDLSSIAATRHCPSLWESSLPNRVGKSVPGLVLAL; encoded by the coding sequence atatCTCCTCAACTGGCTAATTCTCAGGAAATTCTGGAAGAAACTAGAAATAAAGGGGTGGTGCTCGCCCTATATGAAGCTTTGAGCTCACGTGACGTTGACAAGGTCCAGAAACTTCTGGCCTCTGACCTTGAGTGGTGGTTCCATGGTCCACCTTCACATCAATTTTTGATGCGCATACTAACTGGTACTGCCAACTCCGATCACTATTTCTTCAAATTCATTCCTCAAAGTGTTGACGCCTTTGGATCTACTGTCCTTGTCGAAGGTTGCGATCCTGATCACTCAATTACTTGGGTTCACGCTTGGACTGTTGATGATGGGATAATTACTCAGGTTAGGGAGTATTTCAATACCTCTCTCACAGTCACTCGACTtgacaatagtaataataataataattgccCTTCATCGGATTTGTCTTCCATTGCTGCTACACGGCATTGCCCTTCTCTTTGGGAGAGTAGTTTACCTAATCGGGTGGGTAAGTCGGTTCCGGGTCTTGTTCTCGCTCTCTGA
- the LOC101266422 gene encoding alpha-soluble NSF attachment protein has translation MGDQIARGEDFESKAEKKLGGWAIFGSKYEDAADLFDKAGNCFKLAKSWDKAGAVYVKLANCHLKLDSKHEAANAYADAAHCYKKSNIKEAVSCLEQAVNLFLDIGRLNMSARYYKEIAELYEQEQNLDQAINYYEKAADLFQSEDVTTTANQCKQKVAQFSAQIEKYPRAIEIFEEIARHSVNNNLLKYGVRGHLLNAGICQLCKGDVVAINNALERYQELDPTFSGTRECKLLVDLAAAIDEEDVAKFTDAVKEYDSMTQLDAWRTTLLLRVKETLKAKELEEDDLT, from the exons ATGGGGGATCAAATAGCAAGAGGTGAGGATTTCGAGAGCAAGGCTGAGAAGAAACTCGGCGGATGGGCCATTTTCGGTTCCAAATACGAAGACGCAGCTGATCTGTTCGATAAAGCTGGCAATTGCTTTAAACTCGCCAAATCAT GGGATAAAGCTGGAGCAGTATATGTTAAATTGGCTAATTGTCATCTTAAG TTGGATAGCAAACATGAGGCTGCAAATGCTTATGCAGATGCTGCTCATTGCTACAAGAAGTCAAATATTAAAG AGGCAGTATCATGTTTAGAGCAGGCAGTGAACTTATTTCTGGACATTGGGAGGCTAAATATGTCTGCAAGATATTACAAG GAAATTGCTGAATTATATGAGCAAGAGCAAAATTTGGATCAGGCTATTAATTACTATGAGAAGGCAGCTGATCTTTTCCAGAGTGAAGATGTAACTACAACTGCAAATCAATGCAAACAGAAAGTTGCACAATTCTCTGCTCAAATCGAGAA ATATCCGAGAGCGATCGAGATCTTTGAGGAGATTGCACGTCACTCAGTCAATAACAACTTGTTGAAGTATGGAGTTAGAGGACATCTTCTTAATGCTGGTATTTGCCAACTTTGTAAAGGTGATGTTGTTGCAATCAACAATGCGTTGGAGCGATATCAG GAGCTGGATCCAACATTTTCAGGGACACGTGAATGCAAATTGCTAGTG GATTTGGCAGCTGCAATTGATGAGGAAGATGTTGCAAAGTTCACTGATGCTGTCAAAGAGTACGATAGCATGACACAACTG GATGCTTGGAGGACAACACTACTTCTAAGAGTCAAGGAAACATTGAAGGCGAAGGAGCTTGAGGAAGATGATCTTACTTAA